A stretch of Lentibacillus sp. JNUCC-1 DNA encodes these proteins:
- a CDS encoding QueT transporter family protein produces MNIKTLAINALVAAAYVALSLIAAPIAFSNIQFRIPEMFNHLIVFNKKYFFGIILGVLLTNLFSPTGVYDLVFGVAHSALSLGIVIFFAYFIKHKLTLLVINTLVFTFNMFIIAFQLYLAADLPFLLTWLTTAVGEFGIMAIGIPVMYALNKKLNFNQLMERR; encoded by the coding sequence TTGAATATCAAAACTTTGGCTATCAATGCATTGGTAGCGGCTGCTTATGTCGCTTTATCCTTAATTGCGGCACCGATTGCCTTCTCGAACATTCAGTTTCGTATACCTGAGATGTTTAACCATCTCATCGTTTTCAACAAAAAATACTTTTTCGGCATTATATTAGGTGTTCTTTTGACGAACCTATTCTCGCCAACTGGGGTATATGACCTGGTATTTGGAGTGGCACATTCGGCTCTATCGCTTGGAATTGTTATCTTTTTTGCCTATTTTATTAAACATAAACTGACACTGCTTGTGATTAACACACTTGTCTTTACGTTTAATATGTTTATCATTGCTTTTCAGCTTTATCTGGCAGCTGATTTACCGTTTCTTTTAACATGGCTGACAACAGCTGTAGGCGAATTTGGCATTATGGCGATCGGTATTCCGGTCATGTATGCTTTGAATAAAAAATTAAATTTTAATCAGCTTATGGAAAGGCGTTAA
- a CDS encoding cupin domain-containing protein, with protein MKQENIQQYMEYNDDRFTKRVIYKENKDTVFVLNFKPGQKLPEHKHPGSNVHLHVIEGEGEFTFDGSITPAVQGDVFFVNGDENLSFSNNSLTNTSIHVILSKTPDDSYAQDV; from the coding sequence ATGAAGCAAGAAAATATTCAACAGTATATGGAATACAATGATGACCGTTTTACTAAGCGTGTCATCTACAAAGAGAACAAAGACACTGTTTTCGTTTTGAACTTTAAGCCCGGCCAAAAGCTTCCAGAACATAAACATCCTGGCTCTAATGTTCATTTGCACGTCATTGAAGGCGAAGGAGAATTTACCTTTGATGGCAGCATTACGCCCGCTGTCCAAGGTGACGTCTTTTTTGTGAACGGTGACGAGAACCTGTCATTTTCAAATAACAGTCTTACCAACACAAGCATCCATGTAATTTTAAGTAAAACACCAGATGATTCATACGCTCAAGACGTTTAA
- a CDS encoding OsmC family protein — translation MAEHTFRLKADWPGGRNSVGRIAAGHLQTQISIPPEMDGPGVGTNPDEMLLGAAATCYIITLAAMIERADLPLQEMELQSEGIVDVTKGVITYKQIIHKPVIALTSAAGEQDYVKLNTLIEKAEANCMISRAVRGNVDVSVSPTIR, via the coding sequence ATGGCGGAACATACTTTTCGTTTGAAAGCAGATTGGCCGGGTGGCCGAAACAGTGTGGGGAGAATTGCGGCAGGGCATTTGCAGACGCAAATATCCATACCACCTGAAATGGACGGGCCTGGAGTCGGAACCAATCCTGATGAAATGTTGCTTGGCGCAGCGGCCACCTGTTATATCATTACTTTGGCTGCCATGATTGAACGCGCTGATTTGCCCCTTCAGGAAATGGAATTGCAGTCAGAGGGAATTGTCGACGTGACAAAAGGTGTCATCACATATAAACAGATCATTCACAAGCCTGTCATTGCTTTGACCAGTGCAGCTGGGGAACAAGATTATGTAAAACTAAATACTCTTATTGAAAAAGCAGAAGCCAATTGCATGATCTCTCGAGCTGTAAGAGGGAATGTGGATGTGTCCGTATCACCGACAATTCGATAG